A part of Salvelinus alpinus chromosome 5, SLU_Salpinus.1, whole genome shotgun sequence genomic DNA contains:
- the LOC139576134 gene encoding dickkopf-related protein 3-like isoform X1, translated as MLYFSLLTLSLTSIHGILLPESARPVDLDINQIIEDNMAQGHTPLNDMFEEVEQLKEDTHNKLEDAVHQMDNESAKSSLHPNNLPSNYHNESTSESVVENQSIHTIETVHKETDNRTEETLITRTVIQSSGKENNINHECIIDEDCEKGKYCRYEPHRSKCLTCKALDVPCKKNEECCTGQLCVWGQCSQNATKGEAGSICQYQNDCSPDLCCAFHKALLFPVCMAKPIERERCHGSSNHLMELLSWDIEGQGPREHCPCAGDLQCQHLGRGSLCLKRQNSSEEDLTDTLYSEIDYIV; from the exons ATGTTGTATTTCTCTCTTCTAACCCTGAGCCTAACGTCTATCCATGGCATCCTCCTTCCTGAATCTGCCAGGCCCGTGGATTTGGACATCAACCAGATCATTGAGGATAATATGGCACAAGGACACACGCCATTAAACGACATGTTTGAGGAGGTAGAGCAACTGAAGGAGGACACGCATAATAAACTGGAGGACGCGGTGCACCAG ATGGACAATGAGAGTGCCAAGTCCAGCTTGCATCCCAATAACCTTCCCTCAAATTATCACAACGAAAGCACTTCTGAGAGTGTGGTTGAAAACCAATCCATtcacaccatagagacagtaCACAAG GAGACAgacaacagaacagaagagaCCCTCATCACCAGAACAGTTATCCAGTCCAGTGGCAAGGAAAATAATATTAATCAT GAGTGTATCATTGACGAGGACTGTGAGAAGGGGAAATATTGCCGGTATGAGCCGCACCGATCCAAGTGTTTAACCTGCAAAGCCCTCGACGTG cccTGCAAAAAGAATGAGGAGTGCTGTACaggacagctgtgtgtgtggggcCAGTGCAGCCAGAACGCCACTAAGGGGGAAGCTGGCAGCATCTGCCAATACCAGAACGACTGCAGCCCAGACCTCTGCTGTGCTTTCCATAAAG CCCTGCTGTTCCCTGTGTGCATGGCCAAGCCAATAGAGCGTGAGCGCTGTCATGGCTCCTCCAACCACCTTATGGAGCTGCTGTCCTGGGACATAGAGGGCCAGGGACCAAGGGAACACTGCCCCTGTGCTGGGGACCTCCAGTGCCAACATCTCGG CCGAGGCTCCCTGTGTCTGAAAAGACAGAACTCGAGTGAAGAGGACCTGACAGACACACTTTATTCAGAAATTGACTATATTGTCTAG
- the LOC139576134 gene encoding dickkopf-related protein 3-like isoform X3, translating to MLYFSLLTLSLTSIHGILLPESARPVDLDINQIIEDNMAQGHTPLNDMFEEVEQLKEDTHNKLEDAVHQETDNRTEETLITRTVIQSSGKENNINHECIIDEDCEKGKYCRYEPHRSKCLTCKALDVPCKKNEECCTGQLCVWGQCSQNATKGEAGSICQYQNDCSPDLCCAFHKALLFPVCMAKPIERERCHGSSNHLMELLSWDIEGQGPREHCPCAGDLQCQHLGRGSLCLKRQNSSEEDLTDTLYSEIDYIV from the exons ATGTTGTATTTCTCTCTTCTAACCCTGAGCCTAACGTCTATCCATGGCATCCTCCTTCCTGAATCTGCCAGGCCCGTGGATTTGGACATCAACCAGATCATTGAGGATAATATGGCACAAGGACACACGCCATTAAACGACATGTTTGAGGAGGTAGAGCAACTGAAGGAGGACACGCATAATAAACTGGAGGACGCGGTGCACCAG GAGACAgacaacagaacagaagagaCCCTCATCACCAGAACAGTTATCCAGTCCAGTGGCAAGGAAAATAATATTAATCAT GAGTGTATCATTGACGAGGACTGTGAGAAGGGGAAATATTGCCGGTATGAGCCGCACCGATCCAAGTGTTTAACCTGCAAAGCCCTCGACGTG cccTGCAAAAAGAATGAGGAGTGCTGTACaggacagctgtgtgtgtggggcCAGTGCAGCCAGAACGCCACTAAGGGGGAAGCTGGCAGCATCTGCCAATACCAGAACGACTGCAGCCCAGACCTCTGCTGTGCTTTCCATAAAG CCCTGCTGTTCCCTGTGTGCATGGCCAAGCCAATAGAGCGTGAGCGCTGTCATGGCTCCTCCAACCACCTTATGGAGCTGCTGTCCTGGGACATAGAGGGCCAGGGACCAAGGGAACACTGCCCCTGTGCTGGGGACCTCCAGTGCCAACATCTCGG CCGAGGCTCCCTGTGTCTGAAAAGACAGAACTCGAGTGAAGAGGACCTGACAGACACACTTTATTCAGAAATTGACTATATTGTCTAG
- the LOC139576134 gene encoding dickkopf-related protein 3-like isoform X2, with translation MAQGHTPLNDMFEEVEQLKEDTHNKLEDAVHQMDNESAKSSLHPNNLPSNYHNESTSESVVENQSIHTIETVHKETDNRTEETLITRTVIQSSGKENNINHECIIDEDCEKGKYCRYEPHRSKCLTCKALDVPCKKNEECCTGQLCVWGQCSQNATKGEAGSICQYQNDCSPDLCCAFHKALLFPVCMAKPIERERCHGSSNHLMELLSWDIEGQGPREHCPCAGDLQCQHLGRGSLCLKRQNSSEEDLTDTLYSEIDYIV, from the exons ATGGCACAAGGACACACGCCATTAAACGACATGTTTGAGGAGGTAGAGCAACTGAAGGAGGACACGCATAATAAACTGGAGGACGCGGTGCACCAG ATGGACAATGAGAGTGCCAAGTCCAGCTTGCATCCCAATAACCTTCCCTCAAATTATCACAACGAAAGCACTTCTGAGAGTGTGGTTGAAAACCAATCCATtcacaccatagagacagtaCACAAG GAGACAgacaacagaacagaagagaCCCTCATCACCAGAACAGTTATCCAGTCCAGTGGCAAGGAAAATAATATTAATCAT GAGTGTATCATTGACGAGGACTGTGAGAAGGGGAAATATTGCCGGTATGAGCCGCACCGATCCAAGTGTTTAACCTGCAAAGCCCTCGACGTG cccTGCAAAAAGAATGAGGAGTGCTGTACaggacagctgtgtgtgtggggcCAGTGCAGCCAGAACGCCACTAAGGGGGAAGCTGGCAGCATCTGCCAATACCAGAACGACTGCAGCCCAGACCTCTGCTGTGCTTTCCATAAAG CCCTGCTGTTCCCTGTGTGCATGGCCAAGCCAATAGAGCGTGAGCGCTGTCATGGCTCCTCCAACCACCTTATGGAGCTGCTGTCCTGGGACATAGAGGGCCAGGGACCAAGGGAACACTGCCCCTGTGCTGGGGACCTCCAGTGCCAACATCTCGG CCGAGGCTCCCTGTGTCTGAAAAGACAGAACTCGAGTGAAGAGGACCTGACAGACACACTTTATTCAGAAATTGACTATATTGTCTAG